A genome region from Tardibacter chloracetimidivorans includes the following:
- a CDS encoding GNAT family N-acetyltransferase, producing MTEADPTRDWVPAEHYDIVFEGEVVGSIQLRLGNTEYMRLYGGHVGYGIEPQHRGHGYAAAALKELSSIAQRHGFQEIWITCRPDNIASWRTLEKAGATYEGTVDVPLDSDLYVRGDLQMRRYRLVIGAKETLPAG from the coding sequence GTGACCGAAGCAGACCCGACGCGAGATTGGGTTCCGGCCGAACACTACGATATTGTCTTTGAAGGTGAGGTCGTCGGATCCATTCAACTTCGCCTTGGAAATACCGAATATATGCGGCTGTACGGTGGTCACGTTGGTTACGGCATCGAACCTCAGCATCGCGGTCATGGATATGCCGCCGCAGCACTCAAGGAACTGTCTTCAATCGCACAGCGCCATGGTTTTCAGGAAATCTGGATTACCTGTCGGCCTGATAATATTGCTTCGTGGCGTACTCTTGAAAAGGCCGGTGCGACCTATGAAGGAACGGTCGACGTTCCATTGGACAGCGATCTTTATGTGCGTGGAGATCTGCAAATGCGTCGGTATCGACTCGTGATTGGTGCGAAGGAAACGCTGCCTGCCGGGTAG